The segment GAAGCATAAGAAATGCTAAAGATCCTAAAGAAGCAGCCAGAGAATTTAAGAAAGTTATAGCTGAATACTGGGGATAACTTAGTAAAATACTTTATTTATATGTACTTAAGAGAAGCTTAGGAGGTAATTATATTGAATTTAGATAAATTTCCTATAGGCATTTATGAAAAAGCTCTTCCTAATTCTATGTCATGGGAACAAAAATTTAAAGCAGCTAAAAAAGCTGGCTTTGATTTTATTGAAATTTCTGTGGATGAATCTGATGAAAGGTTAGCAAGGCTTGATTGGTCAGTAGAAAAAAAGAAGAGTTAAAAAAGTTAATAGTAGAGACAGGTGTAAGAATACCTTCAATGTGTTTAAGTGGTCATAGACGGTTCCCTCTAGGAAGTGAAAACAAAGAAACTAGAGATAAGGCTTTGGAAATTATGAAAAAGGCTATAGAGCTTTCAGTAGATTTGGGAATTAGAATTATTCAATTGGCTGGGTATGATGTTTATTATGAAGAGGCTAACCCAAGGACAAAGGCTTTATTCATAGAGGGCTTAAGGCAGTCAATTGCTTGGGCTAGTAAAGCTGGAGTTATGCTGGCTGTAGAAATAATGGACACCAAATTTATAGGCACTATTACAAGAGCAATGCCTTATGTAAAAGAGCTAAATTCCCCTTGGTTTAAGATATATCCGGATCTTGGAAATGTTTCTCAGTGGAGTAGTGACGTTGAAGCGGAATTGGAAGTGGGCTTTGAACATATTGTTGCAATTCATGTAAAAGAAACTCGTGAAAATACTTTTAAGTGTGTTGCTTTTGGTGAAGGAAATGTTGACTTTGTTGGGCTTTTCAAAAAGCTTAAAGAGTTAAATTATACTGGACCATTTTTGATTGAAATGTGGGCAGACAATAATAAACATTTAGGAGATGAGGAAGCCACAAAAGCTATATATGATGCAAGAATATGGGTAAAGCAAAGAATGGAAGAAGGTGGACTTGTATGTTAGAAAATCTTAAAGAAAAGGTTCTAGAGGCCAATTTAGAGTTACCTGAAAAAGGACTTGTAGTTTTTACTTGGGGTAATGTAAGTGCTATAGATAGAGAAAAAGGACTAGTTGTTATTAAACCAAGTGGTGTATCTTATGAGGATATGAAAGCAGAGGATATGGTAGTTATAGATTTAGAGGGCAATATTGTTGAAGGTAAGTTGAGACCTTCCTCGGATACCCCAACACACCTTGCTTTATATAAAGAATTTAAAGAAATTGGAGGGGTGGTTCACACCCATTCATCTTGGGCTACAACTTTTGCTCAAGCAGAAAAATCAATACCATGTTTAGGAACAACTCATGCAGATTACTTTTATGGAGAGATTCCATGTACAAGAAAACTAACAAAAGAAGAAATAGAAGGAGAGTATGAGCTTGAAACCGGAAATGTAATAATAGAAACATTTAAGGAAAAAGAGTTAAATCCTAAATATGTTCCTGGGGTTATTGTTTCAAGTCATGGACCATTTTCTTGGGGAAAAGATGCAGAGAATGCTGTCCACAATGCAGTTGTTATGGAAGAAGTTGCAAAAATGGCCCTTAGGACACTTCAGTTAAATCCAGAATTACAAGGCGTTGATAATTATTTGTTAAACAAACACTTTATGAGAAAACATGGAGCTAACGCTTATTACGGTCAAGGAAAATAATATATATAAAATAAGATTTAAAATAATAAAAAAACAGACTATAACTAGCTTATAATAAGAGGCTAATTATAGTCTGCTTTTTTTATTCAATTAAATTGAAAGCATATGTTTTATTACATCTAAGTATTCTTGGGATACATCAGGACATTCTGAAAGTAAACTGTCAACTACATAATCTATGTTGTTATCGTCTAATTTTTTTGCCATACAGTCTTCTCTTGTTATAACAGAAGTGTTATCTAGAGTGCTGTAAAGTTTGTCTATTATGGTAGATTCCATAGTAGTTGGTTCTTTTGTGCAGGTATTTGCAAAATACAAATCCCCTTCATCATCAACTATAAATTCAGCATAGGTGTATTCCTTTTGACTTTTATTTGATGAGTCATCTTTTGTTTTACTATCGTATTTTGTATGCTCAACATGCTTTAAATCAAGTTTTTGGGGGTCGGATTTTCTTGTTAAAACACATCTAAAATCAAGCTCTAGTAATCTTTTTTTCATGTGTTCTGAAAAATTGTCGCCTAATTCAGATATAAATTTCTTCATAGATATTGTCTTTTTAAGCTTATAGTTTCTATTCATTACATAATCTCCTTTGATTTGATAAATATTTTAGTTATGAGTAATTATTTGTAAATGAGTAATTTATGAGAATTTACAATTTCGTGAAAATTAAAGAAGTAGACTTTAGGTAAAGCTCAAACGAGGATTGCTTATACAAATAAAAGAAAATAAAAACACAAAATATAAGAATTTACATAACAAAAAAACACCTTATAAGGTGAAGATTTTATGACTACAGAAATGATTATGCAAAACAATATATTACTTTAATGTAAATCTTAAACAAATAACATTATGAAAGTTTTCGCTAGATCTTTTATTTCTTATAATTAGTATATCACATTAATGCAAAATTATCAAAAAACTTAAGAAATATATTATGTAAAAGCATTAAGTTTATGAAGTTAAAAATTCAGATAGCTATTAAGTCTATATACTTAAGGTCCAATAAAAATGAAGAGCATATAATAAAGTAAGGTCTTGGATTTTGAGTAAATATTTTAATATTTGAGGTGATATTAAAAATGAAAGAAGCACAGCTATGTGGATGTAATTGCAATTGCGATGAAGATAAGGTTTTGATAAAAACCTGTGATGGAACTCAAATAGTAGGTAAGCTTCAATATGATTGCAATAATGGAATAGTTATTGAGCAAAAATACTTAGACTGCACGTATTATTATTCTATTCCTGCAAAATCTATTGTGTATATTAGGTACTGTAAAAAAAATAATAAGTAAATAAAAGACTGAGTGATAGTAAAAAAATATCACTCAGTTTTTTAAAATTAATATTATTAAAAAGCCCAATTTCCAGCTTTAAATATTTGGATTTTTTCTCCATCTTTAGTTTCACCTATTATTTCTAAATCTTTAGAACCAATCATAAAATCTACATGGGTTAAAGAAGTATTGGCTCCATTTTCTTCAAGTTCTGTTTCATTTAATGTGTCTCCGCCTTCAAGGCAACTTGGATAAGCAGCACCTATGGCTAAATGACAAGAAGCATTTTCATCAAATAAGGTATTGAAGAAAACAATATTTGAGTTCGAAATAGGGGATTCGAAAGGAACTAAGGCAACTTCTCCTAAATAATGAGAACCGTCATCAGTTTCTATTAATTTTTTCAATGTATCATAACCTTCTTCAGCTGTAAAATCCACTATTTTGCCCTCTTTAAAAGTTAAAGAGAAATTGTTTATTAAATTCCCAGCATAATTAAGTGGTTTTGTGCTTTTAACAGTTCCATTAATTCCAGTTTTTAAAGGCAATGTAAAGACTTCTTCTGTAGGCATATTTGCAACAAAGTAAGTTTTTGTCTTATTGTATTCTCCGCCGCCTGCCCATAAGTGTTTTGAAGGAAGTTCTATGGTTAGATCTGTATCCTTTGATTTATAATATAATTTTTTAAATTTCCTTTCATTTAAAAATTGAACCTTGTTATTTAGGTTTTTTAAATGAGTATTCCAAGCTTCTATAGGATTTTCTTTATCCGCTCTTACGATGTTAAATATATTTTCCCATAGTTTTTCAATAGCTTCTTTTTCAGAAAGATTAGGAAATACTTTTTTGGCCCATCCTATTGTTGGAATTGAAATAACAGACCAAGATACGAAGCTATTCATAATGTAGTCTCTATATTTTTTAAGGGCAATTGAACTTGATTTAATAGATTCAGAAATTCTTTCAGGATCTACGTTTTTTAAAAGTTCAGGATCTTCAGCATATATGCTAAGAAAAGCAGCATTGTTCTTGGCTAATTCTTCTAATCCTTTAGCTTCCCATTCAGGAAATTCTTTAAAGGTTTCAAAAGGCGCTTTTAAATATTTTATTAAAGATAGCTTTTCGTCGTTCCATCTTACAACAACGTTTTTGGCACCTTTGTCATAAGCTATTTCAGCAACAAGTCTTACAAAATCAGCACACTCTATTGGTGCATTAACCACAAGAGTTTGATTCTTTTGAATATTTACACCTACACTGACAGCAAGTTCAGCGTACTTTTTAAGTGTATCTTTGAAATTTAACATAAAATCCCTCCTAAAGTAGTATTCTTATACTATTCACCATAAGTAGAACAAATCCTCTATAAAAATAAATGTTATATATTTTCAATTTGCCAATCAATAGGCGATTTTCCAATTGACTTAAGAAAATCATTGGTTTTAGAAAAAGGCTTACTAAAAAAGAAACCTCTAGTTGCGGAAAGGGGGCTTGGATGCACTGATTTAATTATGTAATGCCTTTGAGTATTGATTATCTTAAGTTTAGATTGTGCATTATTTCCCCAAAGGATAAAGACAATAGGCTCTTCTTTTTCGTTTAATAAGCTAATTATTTTATCGGTAAAAACTTCCCATCCTATATTCTTATGGGAATTTGCCTCACCTTTCCTTACTGTTAAAACTGTGTTTAAAAGGAGAACACCTTCATCAGCCCATTTTTTCAAGTAACCATTGTTAGGGATATAAAGTCCCAAATCATTTTTAAGCTCTTTAAATATGTTTTTTAAGGATGGAGGTGGGGTAATCCCGGGTTTTACAGAAAAGCTTAAGCCGTGAGCTTGATTAGGACCATGATAAGGATCTTGACCTAATATAACAACCTTAACATCTTTATAGGATGTGTAATGTAGAGCATTAAATATGTCGTACATGTTAGGATAAACAGTGTTTGTTCTATATTCTTTGATCAAAAAGTTTCTTAATTCTAGATAGTAATCTTTTTCAAATTCATGTTTTAATAAATTATTCCAATCATTTTTTAATATTTCTTTCATATATATCACCCATGGGTATTATATCATAATATTAGTTTAAGTATAATTTTTTTGAGTTATAGTTATTGGAGGGTATTAAAGCTATAGTTAGTGGATAGTATTATTAAAAGAAAATAATGATGACAATATTAGCATTTAAGGATATAATTTAATATTATCGTTAGTATTTAAATATATTAATATAAAATTATTGGGAGGAATTTAACATTGATATTTAAAAATAAGTGGTCTCAAGGTATGGATGATTTCAAGGATGCATTATTTGTCAGAACTGAGGTTTTCGTAAAGGAGCAAAATGTTCCTTTAGATATGGAACTAGATGAATATGATAATTTGGCCTATCATCTAGTTATTTATGATAACGATAAGCCTATAGGTGTTGGAAGATTTGTAAAGATTGAGGATTATTATTTAATTGGAAGAGTTGCTATATTAAAAGAATATAGGGGAAAAGGTTACGGAGAATTTATAATGAAAAGCATTATAAAAAAGGTGAAAGAATTAGGTGGCAAGAAAATAAAATTGCATGCACAGGTACATGCTGAAAAATTCTATGAAAAACTAGGGTTTAAAAGTTATGGTGAAATATTCTATGAGGCCGGAATAAAACATGTAAACATGGAGATGAATCTCTAATTTAAAATAAAAAGATAATAATTCTATATATGGTATAGTTACAAAATAAAAAGTCAGAATAATTGCAATATATAAACAAGCCTTAATTTACGGAGGAATTTAAAAATGGAGAATTTTCAAGATTTATCACATTATACTGTAGAAGAAAAAGAAAAATTAATTATAGATAGGTATAAGAAATATTTAAAATTTGCAGGAAAAAAGCATAGTGTAATAAAGATGATTGAAAATATTAACAATAATAGCAAGCCTAATCCTGAAAAATTATGTGTTGTAGAGGGTATATGGGGAGTAGGAATGCTACTTAAGCATGATATTAGTATAAAGTATTTTATTTTTTGCCCAGAGGAGATACATACAATAGAAGCTCAGCGTTTAATGAATGAATGTGTGAAAAGGGCTGAAAATTCTTTTATGCTTTCTAAAAAGGTTTTTGATAATATAAGCGAGAGAGGAAATACACAAGGAATATTATGTATAGCTTATATGCCAAAATATTCGCTTAAAGATATAGAACTAAAAAAGAATAATATTGTGCTAGTTTTGGATGGGCTTGAGATACCAGGAAACGTAGGAACTATTTTAAGAAGTGCGGATGCAACTAAAGTTGATGCAGTTATTATTAACAACAGAAAAACAAGATTAACACATCCTAAACTCATTAGAAGTAGTATGGGCGCGTGTTTTAACGTCCCTATTATTGATAGTGATTTTGAAGAAACCAGTGAATGGTTAAAAAATAAAAATTTTAATATAGTTTTAACTGATACTAAGGCTGAGAATAAATATTCTGATTTAGATTATGAAAATAGAATAGCCATTGTTATGGGAAGTGAAAGGTATGGTATATCTGAAGGATGGTATAAGGAAAAGTATATGGGAATTTCTATTCCTATGCTTGGAGATTGCGATTCTTTGAATGTAGGGATAGCAGCAACAATTGTACTTTACGAATCTTCACTTAAAAATAAGGGTATTTTAGATAGAATTTCAAAAAAAGAAAAAATTTCTGAAAAACAAAAAATATATTGATTAATTTTTTTCCCTATGCTATACTTTTAAAGTATTGAAATATTATATTTAGAAAGATTTATACCGCACACACATTCCCTTTTTAGGATATGATGTGATAAGTTTAAATCTCATTCTAAAAAGGAGGATGTCAAAGATGGCAGATAAAACTTTAGTATGCAAAGAATGTGGTAAGGAATTCGTATTTACAGAAGGTGAACAAGAATTCTACAAAGAAAAAGGATTCGAAAATGAACCTCAAAGATGTGTTGAATGTAGAAAAGCAAGAAAACAAAGAAACAACAGAGGATTCAGAAAATAATAATTTAATTTGAATTTGAACTACATTGAAAACTTGTTTTCAGTGTAGTTTTTATTTTTAGTAAAGAGTTTATAGTAAAGATTGTACTATAGGCTCTTTATTTTTAACTTTAGTAACTCTTTATGTGAAATTGAATAATATAAGATAAAGAATTTATTAAGGTGGGATAGCATGCCTTATGCAGATGCAGTATTTGAAGGTGGAGGAATAAAGGCATTAGGACTTATTGGTGCCCTATGCTACTTAGAGAAAAAAGGTTATAAGTTTGAAAATGTAGCAGGAACCTCAGCAGGTGCTATAATAGCCGCTTTGGTTTCAGCTGGATACAAAGGTGAAGAAATGAAAGAACTAATGAGAGATATAAGTTACAATTCTTTTAACGATAAAAGTGCTAATAAATTTACTATTATAAAGTTAATTAATTTTATCAGGTTCAAGGGAGTATATAGCGGAGATGCTATTGAAAAATTAATTTATAATTTATTAAAAAAGAAAGGAAAGGTCAAATTTAAAGATGTATGGGGGAGTCTTCCTCTAAACTTAAAATAATAGCAACGGACATTACAAAAAAAGATATGTTAATATTGCCAGATGATCTTAAAAGGTATAATATAGATCCAAAAGAATTTGAAATAGCAAGGGCAGTTAGAATGAGCATTGGTATTCCATTTGTATTTAAACCTATAGAATTTAAATATGGAAATAATTGTAGTTATGTTGTAGACGGTGGAATTTTAAGCAATTTTCCAATCTGGATTTTTGATGTTAAATCAAAGCCTAAGTGGCCTACTTTCGGTTTTCAATTACAGGAAAACAAGCCTGCAAACACTTTTATTGGTAAAAAGGATTTGATATCTTACACCTTAGACGTTATAAGCACTCTCTTAGATAGAAATGAAATGAGATATATAAGGGATAAGGATATGGTAAGAACAATATCTATTCCCACCTTAGGGGTGAAAACTACTGAATTCAATTTAAGTAATGAAAAAAAGCTTAAGCTTTATAATTCTGGATATTTAGCTGCAGAGAAATTTATAGGTAAATGGGATTTTGATAGGTACTTAAGGTTATACAGAAGTAAGTAGAAATGGAAGACTGAAATTAACATATGAATACTTAGGAGGAAATGCTTAATGGATAAAATCAACAGGGTATATGAAAAGTTTCCTATTTTAGAGACTAAAAGATTTTTGCTTCGTGAAGTAAAAAGAGAAGATTTAAAAAATATCTATGAAATATATAGTAATATAGAAGTAGTGAAATATCAAGGAATGAAGGAAATGTGTACTTTAAATCAAGCTAAAAAATCTATAGATTTTATTATAAAAGGGTTTAAAAATAAGAAATATATAAAGTGGTGTATTGCGGAAAAAGCAACTGAAAAGGTTTTGGGATGTATATCTTTAGAAAATTTTCGTGATAACAATTTAATAGCTGAAATTGGATTTACTCTTAATATAAAATACTGGAAACAATCTATAATGAGTGAAGCTCTAAAAGAGGTAACTAAATATGCTTTTAATGAAATAGGGCTAAAAAGTATAGAGGCAAAAATCCATAAAGATAATATTGCCTCTATAAAATTATGTTTAAAATTAGGATTTCTAATTAAGTGTCATAAAAATAAATCACTATACAATATAAAAACTGAAAAATATGAAGATATGTCCATTTATGTTTTAATGAAATAGGGTTACTTTCTATTACCATTTATTAATTCTTGGTAAAATTCACTACAAGTTGTTATGAAATAGGGAGCCACAAAGAATTTAGCTAAACCTAGGGTTAAAAAAGAAAGGATATCCCAGCCTATAAAAGTTATAACTAAAGTAAAAAATCTACCTTTATTTCCCTCCATTAATTCTTTGCTTTTTGACATAGCGGATGTAGCGCTAATTTCAACATCATCATTCATAACAAAAAATGCTAAAGCATATCTTAAAGCTAAGATAATTCCAGGAACTATAAAAAGTAAAGTGCCCAAAATTGACAATATTGTAATTAATAAATATAGAAAAAAAGACTCTATAAAATACCTGAATTTTGTAAAAGCAAAAAATAAATCTTTGATTTCTGCCTT is part of the Haloimpatiens sp. FM7315 genome and harbors:
- a CDS encoding L-ribulose-5-phosphate 3-epimerase; protein product: MVSRKKEELKKLIVETGVRIPSMCLSGHRRFPLGSENKETRDKALEIMKKAIELSVDLGIRIIQLAGYDVYYEEANPRTKALFIEGLRQSIAWASKAGVMLAVEIMDTKFIGTITRAMPYVKELNSPWFKIYPDLGNVSQWSSDVEAELEVGFEHIVAIHVKETRENTFKCVAFGEGNVDFVGLFKKLKELNYTGPFLIEMWADNNKHLGDEEATKAIYDARIWVKQRMEEGGLVC
- the araD gene encoding L-ribulose-5-phosphate 4-epimerase, which gives rise to MLENLKEKVLEANLELPEKGLVVFTWGNVSAIDREKGLVVIKPSGVSYEDMKAEDMVVIDLEGNIVEGKLRPSSDTPTHLALYKEFKEIGGVVHTHSSWATTFAQAEKSIPCLGTTHADYFYGEIPCTRKLTKEEIEGEYELETGNVIIETFKEKELNPKYVPGVIVSSHGPFSWGKDAENAVHNAVVMEEVAKMALRTLQLNPELQGVDNYLLNKHFMRKHGANAYYGQGK
- a CDS encoding aminopeptidase, with amino-acid sequence MLNFKDTLKKYAELAVSVGVNIQKNQTLVVNAPIECADFVRLVAEIAYDKGAKNVVVRWNDEKLSLIKYLKAPFETFKEFPEWEAKGLEELAKNNAAFLSIYAEDPELLKNVDPERISESIKSSSIALKKYRDYIMNSFVSWSVISIPTIGWAKKVFPNLSEKEAIEKLWENIFNIVRADKENPIEAWNTHLKNLNNKVQFLNERKFKKLYYKSKDTDLTIELPSKHLWAGGGEYNKTKTYFVANMPTEEVFTLPLKTGINGTVKSTKPLNYAGNLINNFSLTFKEGKIVDFTAEEGYDTLKKLIETDDGSHYLGEVALVPFESPISNSNIVFFNTLFDENASCHLAIGAAYPSCLEGGDTLNETELEENGANTSLTHVDFMIGSKDLEIIGETKDGEKIQIFKAGNWAF
- a CDS encoding uracil-DNA glycosylase, which translates into the protein MKEILKNDWNNLLKHEFEKDYYLELRNFLIKEYRTNTVYPNMYDIFNALHYTSYKDVKVVILGQDPYHGPNQAHGLSFSVKPGITPPPSLKNIFKELKNDLGLYIPNNGYLKKWADEGVLLLNTVLTVRKGEANSHKNIGWEVFTDKIISLLNEKEEPIVFILWGNNAQSKLKIINTQRHYIIKSVHPSPLSATRGFFFSKPFSKTNDFLKSIGKSPIDWQIENI
- a CDS encoding GNAT family N-acetyltransferase, whose amino-acid sequence is MIFKNKWSQGMDDFKDALFVRTEVFVKEQNVPLDMELDEYDNLAYHLVIYDNDKPIGVGRFVKIEDYYLIGRVAILKEYRGKGYGEFIMKSIIKKVKELGGKKIKLHAQVHAEKFYEKLGFKSYGEIFYEAGIKHVNMEMNL
- a CDS encoding TrmH family RNA methyltransferase; protein product: MENFQDLSHYTVEEKEKLIIDRYKKYLKFAGKKHSVIKMIENINNNSKPNPEKLCVVEGIWGVGMLLKHDISIKYFIFCPEEIHTIEAQRLMNECVKRAENSFMLSKKVFDNISERGNTQGILCIAYMPKYSLKDIELKKNNIVLVLDGLEIPGNVGTILRSADATKVDAVIINNRKTRLTHPKLIRSSMGACFNVPIIDSDFEETSEWLKNKNFNIVLTDTKAENKYSDLDYENRIAIVMGSERYGISEGWYKEKYMGISIPMLGDCDSLNVGIAATIVLYESSLKNKGILDRISKKEKISEKQKIY
- a CDS encoding zinc-ribbon domain-containing protein yields the protein MADKTLVCKECGKEFVFTEGEQEFYKEKGFENEPQRCVECRKARKQRNNRGFRK
- a CDS encoding GNAT family N-acetyltransferase, translated to MDKINRVYEKFPILETKRFLLREVKREDLKNIYEIYSNIEVVKYQGMKEMCTLNQAKKSIDFIIKGFKNKKYIKWCIAEKATEKVLGCISLENFRDNNLIAEIGFTLNIKYWKQSIMSEALKEVTKYAFNEIGLKSIEAKIHKDNIASIKLCLKLGFLIKCHKNKSLYNIKTEKYEDMSIYVLMK
- a CDS encoding DUF975 family protein encodes the protein MYTGTLVSGELKEKALNKLKGNWKITIEASIIFCLFTGIFLTNITSMYSFVNNHFRYIGIFNIYKIIFSKFPKWLLVDNPLLLLFFMILEGPFFLGFVKFSMKIAKKEKAEIKDLFFAFTKFRYFIESFFLYLLITILSILGTLLFIVPGIILALRYALAFFVMNDDVEISATSAMSKSKELMEGNKGRFFTLVITFIGWDILSFLTLGLAKFFVAPYFITTCSEFYQELINGNRK